A genomic region of Leptolyngbya sp. NIES-2104 contains the following coding sequences:
- a CDS encoding DUF309 domain-containing protein: protein MDTEIPEEFWQGIDQFNQSDFYACHDTLEAIWIEAPVLDKNFYQGILQIAVGLYHLGNHNWRGAVILMGEGLNRLSNYQPDYHGIDVEQLIDETSEFLGQVQQIGTDRVSQIVLIPTSSEGQIFLRPPIIQKVQSSA, encoded by the coding sequence ATGGATACAGAGATCCCAGAAGAATTTTGGCAGGGCATTGATCAATTTAATCAAAGCGATTTTTACGCTTGCCATGATACGTTAGAAGCGATTTGGATCGAAGCGCCAGTGCTCGACAAAAATTTTTATCAGGGAATTTTGCAGATTGCTGTGGGATTGTATCACTTAGGGAATCACAACTGGCGTGGAGCGGTGATTTTGATGGGTGAAGGACTGAATCGATTGAGCAACTATCAGCCGGATTATCACGGCATTGATGTAGAACAGTTGATTGATGAAACTTCAGAATTTCTGGGGCAAGTTCAACAGATTGGAACTGATCGCGTTTCTCAAATTGTCCTTATTCCCACTTCATCTGAAGGGCAAATTTTTCTCCGTCCACCAATCATCCAGAAAGTCCAATCCTCAGCTTGA
- a CDS encoding LptA/OstA family protein — protein MSRLRSLFFLPAVAATIFATGGTSIAQAPATSSLTLTADTAEANARTGVVVAKGNVRINFPARQIQATSTQAIFYRNEQRIVLSGDVYVLQQGNSLRGETVTYLVNEGRFVAEPRPNRQVEAIYLIEAPPAPTAPTPATPAPFSPKPQFQQSTTR, from the coding sequence ATGTCTCGTCTTCGATCGCTTTTCTTTCTTCCCGCTGTTGCTGCCACGATCTTCGCGACCGGAGGCACGTCAATCGCTCAAGCTCCTGCGACTTCTTCGCTGACGCTTACTGCTGATACCGCTGAAGCGAATGCTAGAACCGGGGTCGTCGTTGCAAAAGGCAATGTCCGAATCAATTTTCCCGCTCGTCAAATTCAAGCGACTTCTACCCAGGCGATTTTTTATCGAAACGAACAGCGGATCGTTCTGTCTGGCGATGTCTACGTATTGCAACAAGGAAACAGCTTACGGGGCGAAACAGTTACGTACTTAGTCAATGAAGGGCGATTTGTTGCAGAACCACGACCGAATCGACAAGTCGAAGCAATTTATCTGATCGAAGCGCCGCCTGCACCGACCGCACCAACCCCTGCAACTCCGGCTCCTTTCAGTCCGAAACCTCAGTTTCAGCAATCGACTACGCGCTAG
- a CDS encoding nuclear transport factor 2 family protein: MRLKLSTPLQILFLLGLSLAIASGSIQSDRATAATPETAPAELKSAITQIDAAANRRNIQDVLKFYSPNFTHSDGLNRQSLEQSLTQLWKQYPTLTYKTELQSWEPSQNGFQAVTVTRITGTQTRDGQQVKLDATLRSRQQFQNQAIVRQDILSERNQVTTGEKPPSVKVNLPEQVRTGQEFSFDAIVQEPLESDLLLGAVVQESVNSNGYLKPATADLDVLNSGGLFKVGKAPSTAGSQWVSAVLVRHGGMTMVTQRLNVVAGGSTRPAAR; encoded by the coding sequence ATGCGCTTGAAATTGTCTACCCCGCTGCAAATTCTGTTTCTGCTTGGATTGAGTTTGGCGATCGCATCCGGTTCGATTCAGAGCGATCGAGCGACGGCTGCCACTCCAGAAACCGCTCCGGCAGAATTGAAAAGCGCAATCACCCAAATTGATGCCGCTGCCAATCGCAGAAATATTCAAGACGTTCTCAAATTCTACAGTCCCAATTTCACTCATTCTGATGGGCTGAATCGCCAGAGTTTAGAACAATCGTTAACGCAACTTTGGAAACAATATCCGACGCTGACTTATAAGACAGAATTGCAATCCTGGGAGCCGAGTCAGAATGGATTTCAGGCGGTGACCGTGACGCGGATTACGGGAACTCAGACGCGAGATGGACAGCAGGTGAAACTAGATGCTACTCTGCGATCGCGCCAACAGTTCCAAAATCAAGCGATCGTGCGGCAAGACATTCTCTCTGAGAGAAATCAGGTTACAACCGGAGAGAAACCGCCTTCGGTGAAAGTGAATTTGCCCGAACAAGTGAGAACCGGACAGGAATTTAGTTTTGATGCGATCGTTCAAGAACCGCTAGAAAGCGATTTGTTACTGGGTGCGGTCGTTCAAGAGTCTGTGAATTCTAATGGATATCTCAAGCCTGCGACCGCTGATTTAGATGTGTTGAACTCTGGTGGATTGTTTAAGGTTGGAAAAGCACCGAGTACGGCTGGATCGCAATGGGTGTCTGCGGTGCTGGTTCGGCATGGTGGTATGACGATGGTGACGCAGCGATTGAATGTCGTTGCGGGGGGTTCAACTCGTCCCGCTGCACGTTAA
- a CDS encoding type IV pilus twitching motility protein PilT, with protein MTQVNLSDESVQSRPVVAPPPPPVAIGSKRPPMRSTSPSITIRQLVKDAYAKQASDIHLRVGEPARYRIRGQMIRQSQPAITPEMFEHFLVEVLTPEQRDRFQAEKELDTAIYYPGFLRCRVNCFESLTGGAIVLRLISLEVPTIDRLGLPSVLKHLVSHQQGLILVTGPTGSGKSTSIAAMIRHLNETDQRHIVTIEDPIEYVHTSQNCLISQREVGLHTHEFQQALRAVLREDPDVILIGEMRDRTTIDTALKAAQTGHLVLGTLHTKGAISTINRLLNIYSPDEQPAMRIQILESLISVVSQQLLPTTDGRRTAVHEILINTPAMQDYLLKGSETDAFQLMETDANEGMQVMNQALCELILLGRITPEDAVKASPDMGDLRRRVRNEGYDPGRSSNREFDPSARDYRPS; from the coding sequence ATGACCCAAGTAAATCTTTCTGACGAGTCGGTTCAATCCCGTCCTGTGGTTGCGCCTCCTCCTCCCCCTGTTGCGATCGGATCAAAGCGTCCACCGATGCGATCGACTTCACCTTCGATCACGATCCGACAGTTGGTAAAGGATGCGTACGCGAAACAGGCATCGGATATTCATCTGCGAGTGGGGGAACCTGCCCGTTACCGAATTCGCGGACAGATGATTCGTCAGTCTCAGCCTGCAATTACCCCGGAAATGTTCGAGCATTTTCTAGTAGAAGTGCTGACACCTGAACAACGCGATCGCTTTCAAGCCGAAAAAGAACTCGACACGGCAATCTACTATCCGGGGTTCCTTCGCTGCCGAGTAAACTGTTTCGAGAGTTTGACTGGAGGCGCGATCGTATTACGCCTAATTTCTCTAGAAGTTCCAACCATCGATCGATTGGGATTGCCATCGGTGCTGAAACATCTCGTGAGTCATCAGCAAGGATTGATTCTCGTAACGGGTCCGACGGGATCAGGAAAATCGACCTCGATCGCTGCGATGATTCGTCATCTGAATGAAACCGATCAGCGGCATATTGTCACGATCGAAGATCCGATCGAGTATGTTCATACCTCGCAGAATTGTTTGATCAGTCAACGGGAAGTTGGGTTACATACGCATGAATTCCAGCAAGCTTTGAGGGCAGTATTGCGGGAAGATCCGGACGTGATTCTGATCGGGGAAATGCGCGATCGAACGACGATCGATACTGCTTTGAAAGCTGCACAAACCGGACATTTGGTATTAGGAACCCTGCACACAAAAGGTGCAATTTCAACGATCAATCGCTTGTTAAACATCTACAGTCCAGATGAACAGCCAGCGATGAGAATTCAGATTTTAGAATCTTTGATTTCAGTTGTTTCTCAACAGCTACTGCCGACTACAGATGGACGTAGAACCGCAGTACATGAGATTTTAATCAACACACCTGCAATGCAAGATTACCTATTAAAAGGAAGTGAAACCGATGCGTTCCAGTTGATGGAAACGGATGCAAATGAAGGAATGCAGGTGATGAATCAAGCACTGTGTGAATTGATTCTGTTGGGTCGAATCACGCCAGAAGACGCGGTGAAGGCTTCTCCTGATATGGGTGATCTTCGTCGTCGTGTGCGAAATGAAGGATACGATCCAGGACGCTCTTCAAATCGTGAATTCGATCCTTCTGCAAGAGACTACCGCCCAAGTTAA
- the lptB gene encoding LPS export ABC transporter ATP-binding protein, with protein MRIVLENVHKSFGDRQIVNRVSLSVGQGEVVGLLGPNGAGKTTTFYIATGLEKPDSGKVLLNDKDVTHLPINKRAHLGIGYLAQEASIFRYLTVRDNILLVLEQTKVPKWQWNDRLNSLLKEFRLEKVASSLGIQVSGGERRRTELARALATGVDGPKFLFLDEPFAGVDPIAVAEIQEIIAQLRDRHMGVLITDHNVRETLAIIDRAYIMRDGQILASGSAEELYNNPLVRQYYLGDNFHP; from the coding sequence TTGAGAATCGTTCTAGAAAATGTGCATAAGTCGTTTGGCGATCGTCAAATCGTCAATCGCGTGAGTTTGTCGGTTGGTCAAGGAGAAGTCGTTGGGCTATTGGGTCCCAATGGAGCCGGAAAAACGACGACTTTCTATATTGCGACCGGGCTGGAAAAGCCCGATAGCGGTAAAGTGCTGCTGAACGATAAAGATGTAACTCATTTGCCGATTAATAAACGCGCTCACCTAGGAATCGGTTATTTGGCACAAGAAGCGAGTATTTTTCGATATTTGACGGTTCGAGATAATATTTTGCTGGTGTTAGAGCAGACGAAAGTTCCGAAATGGCAATGGAACGATCGATTAAATAGCCTGCTAAAAGAATTCCGATTAGAAAAAGTCGCTTCCTCGCTTGGCATTCAAGTGTCTGGGGGAGAACGTCGCCGGACAGAACTAGCGCGGGCACTGGCAACCGGAGTCGATGGACCGAAATTTCTCTTCCTTGATGAACCGTTTGCGGGCGTTGATCCGATCGCGGTTGCCGAGATTCAGGAGATCATCGCTCAGTTGCGCGATCGACATATGGGCGTTTTGATTACGGATCACAATGTTCGTGAGACTTTAGCGATTATCGATCGAGCCTACATTATGCGCGATGGGCAGATTCTCGCATCGGGCAGCGCCGAGGAACTTTATAATAATCCTTTGGTTCGCCAGTATTATCTCGGAGATAATTTTCATCCTTAG
- a CDS encoding ester cyclase — protein sequence MAVEEQNKAVVRRYYEEVFNQGQESVLDEIISPDYLDYGHNPPGRGIEGAKQDFHSGAAFFSDAHFTIDDMLAMNDQVVVRWTGTLKHIGEFMGVPATGKTVTLTGISMYRVADGKVLETRNAVNWLDLLQQLNAVPA from the coding sequence ATGGCTGTTGAAGAACAAAATAAAGCGGTTGTCCGGCGCTACTACGAAGAGGTGTTTAACCAAGGGCAGGAATCCGTCTTGGATGAAATCATTTCACCGGACTACTTGGATTATGGTCATAACCCACCAGGACGCGGCATTGAAGGCGCAAAACAAGATTTCCATAGTGGAGCAGCTTTTTTCAGTGATGCCCATTTTACGATCGACGATATGCTGGCGATGAATGATCAGGTCGTCGTTCGCTGGACTGGAACTCTAAAACACATCGGCGAATTCATGGGCGTTCCTGCCACAGGCAAAACTGTCACGCTCACGGGGATTAGTATGTACCGAGTCGCGGATGGCAAGGTGTTAGAAACTCGAAATGCCGTGAACTGGCTGGATCTGCTGCAACAATTAAATGCCGTTCCTGCTTAG
- a CDS encoding MOSC domain-containing protein has product MTKLDRILIYPIKSLDAVSVNQAKILPGGSLEHDREFCIVDENGTWVNGKRTARIHQIRSQFDLKTRIVTLSVQNDQPVSFHLDHGRSGIEGWLSNYFGFRVFLKQDLNTGFPDDPVSPGPTLVSVATLEKAASWFEGVTVESLRSRLRSNLELSEVPAFWEEQLYSADGSPIAFQIGEVQIQGINPCARCVVPTRDAISGDRYPQFQKVFLAQRKKELPDWAAKERFDHYYRMAVNTRIAPSESGKVLKVGDTLEGI; this is encoded by the coding sequence ATGACAAAGCTCGATCGCATTCTGATTTATCCAATCAAGTCTCTCGATGCTGTCTCGGTCAATCAAGCGAAGATTCTTCCGGGTGGATCTCTAGAGCACGATCGAGAATTCTGCATTGTCGATGAAAACGGGACTTGGGTAAACGGCAAACGAACGGCAAGAATTCATCAGATTCGATCGCAGTTCGATCTAAAAACGCGAATCGTCACGCTGTCGGTTCAGAATGATCAACCCGTCAGTTTCCATCTTGATCACGGTCGGAGCGGGATTGAAGGCTGGCTGAGTAATTATTTTGGGTTTCGAGTCTTTCTCAAACAAGATCTGAACACAGGATTTCCAGATGATCCGGTTTCTCCAGGACCAACATTAGTGAGTGTGGCAACGTTAGAGAAAGCGGCTTCTTGGTTTGAGGGAGTCACAGTTGAGAGTTTGCGATCGCGTCTCCGCTCGAATTTAGAACTTTCCGAAGTTCCCGCATTTTGGGAAGAGCAACTTTATTCAGCCGATGGAAGCCCGATCGCGTTTCAAATCGGGGAAGTTCAGATTCAAGGAATCAATCCTTGTGCAAGATGTGTCGTTCCGACTCGTGATGCAATTTCGGGCGATCGCTATCCACAGTTTCAGAAAGTATTCCTTGCTCAACGCAAAAAAGAATTACCCGATTGGGCAGCAAAAGAGCGATTCGATCATTACTACCGCATGGCAGTCAATACTCGAATCGCTCCTTCTGAATCTGGAAAGGTTCTCAAAGTTGGCGATACCTTGGAAGGTATTTGA
- a CDS encoding DUF58 domain-containing protein, translating into MRTVTRITDWLESHWINPAYSGWLLGAMGIFFFLAATNSMSGWLYVMSGVVFALMTIAAFLSHQSLKGLTVTRRPIQPISAGDPLTIELLIQNSTRQRKTLIQADDRIPSVLGSPAQRIVEMINPKNAYYWVYQHSDTRRGIYRWYEVQLRSAAPLGLFWCRKTFPVNAIALIYPKVLPLQRCPLIDQLGQQNSLQFQAQRAKAANEGMTRSLRPYRWGDPMRMIHWRSSARYGELRVRELETFTSGQEIVIAIDSAARWEPEAFEEAVNTAASLYFYGDRQRLTMKLWTAGTGLIQGQQTVLETLAEIQANEESKSQPLPDATIVWLTQNSQSLGTLPTGSRWVLWGGKPTGSMNAGIVVEKARSLQAQLQENL; encoded by the coding sequence ATGCGTACTGTTACCCGAATTACGGATTGGCTTGAATCTCACTGGATAAATCCGGCTTATAGCGGTTGGCTACTCGGTGCGATGGGTATCTTCTTCTTTCTAGCTGCGACGAATTCGATGTCGGGCTGGCTGTACGTGATGAGTGGAGTCGTTTTTGCACTGATGACGATCGCTGCTTTTCTCTCACACCAATCTCTGAAAGGATTAACCGTAACTCGTCGCCCGATTCAACCGATTAGCGCGGGAGATCCGTTAACGATCGAGCTTTTGATCCAAAATTCAACCCGTCAACGTAAAACGCTGATTCAAGCGGACGATCGCATTCCTTCAGTCCTCGGATCGCCTGCCCAGCGAATCGTTGAGATGATCAATCCGAAGAATGCCTACTACTGGGTTTATCAGCATTCGGATACGCGACGGGGAATTTATCGCTGGTACGAGGTTCAACTGCGATCGGCGGCTCCGCTCGGATTGTTTTGGTGTCGTAAAACGTTTCCAGTGAATGCGATCGCGCTTATTTATCCGAAAGTTCTCCCGCTTCAGCGCTGTCCGCTCATCGATCAACTCGGACAGCAAAACAGTCTGCAATTTCAAGCGCAACGAGCAAAAGCCGCAAATGAAGGAATGACTCGATCGCTTAGACCGTACCGTTGGGGTGATCCCATGCGAATGATTCATTGGCGCAGTAGTGCCCGGTACGGAGAATTACGGGTACGGGAACTAGAAACATTCACCAGCGGGCAAGAGATTGTGATCGCGATCGACAGTGCTGCTAGGTGGGAACCAGAAGCGTTTGAAGAAGCGGTCAATACGGCAGCATCTTTGTATTTTTATGGCGATCGTCAAAGGCTAACGATGAAACTTTGGACAGCGGGAACGGGACTAATTCAGGGACAGCAGACGGTTTTAGAAACGCTGGCAGAAATTCAAGCGAATGAAGAATCGAAATCACAACCTTTGCCAGATGCAACGATCGTTTGGCTCACTCAAAATTCACAAAGCTTAGGTACACTGCCAACAGGTAGCCGATGGGTATTGTGGGGAGGCAAGCCTACAGGTTCAATGAATGCGGGGATCGTTGTGGAAAAAGCGCGATCGTTGCAGGCTCAGTTGCAAGAGAATCTTTAG
- a CDS encoding aminotransferase class V-fold PLP-dependent enzyme — MLEQHRNEFPFLKGKTYFNYGGQGPMPRSAIAALHEAHDRFQELGPFSSAANAWIVEEGNLTRSAIAKELRTTSDTITLTEDVSVGCNIALWGIDWKDGDHILISDCEHQGIVAAVRELRRRFDLEVSICPLLDTLNSGDPIAIVEQSLKPNTRLFVVSHILWNTGQVLPLREMVEVCHARSVQVLVDAAQSIGVLPLNLTELEADFYAFTGHKWWCGAAGVGGLYVRPEARESLNPTFIGWRSVITDATGNPERFQSDGRRYEIATSAIPLYSALRSAIAFHAPDPEKRYRMICDRSAYLWERLTQLSNLKCLKRSAPEAGLVAFQLENGKHVPLVQSLEEQSIFLRVILNPNCVRACVHYFTTEDEIDLLVNAIEKFNR, encoded by the coding sequence ATGCTCGAACAGCACCGCAATGAATTTCCATTTCTGAAAGGTAAGACTTATTTTAACTATGGCGGACAGGGACCGATGCCGCGATCGGCGATCGCTGCTTTACATGAGGCGCACGATCGCTTTCAGGAACTTGGACCCTTTTCGAGTGCGGCAAATGCTTGGATTGTCGAAGAAGGGAATCTAACGCGAAGTGCGATCGCGAAAGAACTAAGAACTACTTCAGATACAATCACGCTCACCGAAGATGTCTCGGTCGGATGTAATATCGCGCTCTGGGGAATTGATTGGAAAGATGGTGATCACATTTTGATCAGCGATTGTGAACATCAAGGAATTGTGGCGGCAGTTCGAGAACTTCGGCGCCGATTTGATTTAGAAGTTTCGATTTGTCCGTTATTGGACACTTTGAATTCGGGTGATCCGATCGCGATCGTCGAACAGTCTCTCAAACCAAATACTCGTTTATTTGTAGTAAGTCACATTCTTTGGAATACGGGACAAGTGTTACCGCTCAGGGAAATGGTTGAGGTTTGCCATGCTCGATCGGTGCAAGTTCTTGTGGATGCGGCTCAATCGATCGGAGTGTTACCGCTAAATTTGACAGAATTGGAAGCTGATTTCTATGCGTTTACAGGTCATAAATGGTGGTGCGGTGCTGCGGGTGTGGGCGGGCTGTATGTTCGTCCTGAAGCGCGAGAAAGTCTAAATCCAACGTTCATCGGTTGGCGCAGTGTGATTACAGATGCAACTGGAAACCCTGAGCGCTTTCAGTCGGATGGTCGCCGCTATGAGATTGCGACTTCTGCGATTCCGCTGTATTCGGCTTTGAGAAGCGCGATCGCATTTCACGCACCCGATCCTGAGAAACGGTATCGAATGATTTGCGATCGGAGTGCTTATTTGTGGGAGCGATTGACTCAATTGTCGAATTTGAAATGCTTAAAGCGATCGGCTCCAGAAGCAGGATTAGTTGCGTTTCAGTTAGAGAATGGGAAACACGTTCCGTTGGTGCAATCTTTGGAAGAACAAAGTATCTTTTTGCGAGTGATTCTGAATCCGAATTGTGTTCGGGCTTGTGTGCATTACTTTACGACGGAGGATGAGATTGATTTGTTGGTGAATGCGATCGAGAAATTTAACAGATAA
- a CDS encoding TM0106 family RecB-like putative nuclease, producing MILTADLLLNYQRCSRRAFLDRYGDAEQKDPPNDYLLKLIQDSAENRRQVLADQDHRAPSYKSGDWQRGAEETLRLMQAGVDRIYQPVLITEEESVTLIANPDLLIRQPGQSIFGDWIYIPYDIKLSKRPKQEYQIVVAYFAKVLAAVQGAWVEEAWLVLKERGEFEVDLWETVPRMEAILSSCIDSLKHRQEPEVFISRSRCSLCHWFSHCYAIAKSENHLSLLPGVTQSRYVQLQALNLTTLEALAETPPARLEPIPGFGSETAHKIVRQARSTLQNAALLGESLAAHTMGKRPFRMPEIPTAAIEIYFDIEAEPSLNLVYLHGILVVDRINQTETFHPLLAETPEEEAIVWQKLIDLLWAYPTAPIFHFCPYELQTVERLGKLFETPDELVKPLLSRFVDLHDCVTQTVTLPVESYALKHIARWVGFDWRDSSANGAQSIYWYAQWLATGDRSYLDSIVIYNEDDCRATYQVKEWLVNFLDQAIAHNELGYAV from the coding sequence ATGATACTTACTGCTGATCTGCTGCTGAACTATCAACGCTGTAGTCGTCGGGCTTTTCTCGATCGATACGGGGATGCGGAACAAAAAGATCCCCCAAACGATTACCTGTTAAAGCTGATACAAGATAGTGCAGAAAATCGGCGGCAAGTGTTAGCAGACCAAGACCATCGCGCCCCTTCGTATAAGTCAGGCGATTGGCAGCGAGGCGCAGAAGAAACGTTAAGACTCATGCAGGCGGGAGTCGATCGAATTTATCAGCCTGTTTTAATCACCGAGGAAGAGAGCGTTACTCTCATCGCCAATCCTGACTTACTGATTAGACAGCCTGGTCAATCGATTTTTGGCGATTGGATTTATATTCCTTATGACATCAAATTGAGTAAGCGTCCAAAGCAGGAATATCAGATTGTCGTAGCTTACTTTGCCAAGGTGTTAGCGGCGGTACAGGGAGCTTGGGTCGAAGAAGCCTGGTTAGTTTTGAAAGAGCGCGGTGAGTTTGAGGTGGATTTGTGGGAAACAGTCCCACGCATGGAAGCGATTCTTTCAAGTTGTATTGATAGTTTGAAACACCGACAGGAACCGGAAGTGTTTATCTCTCGCAGTCGGTGTAGTTTGTGTCACTGGTTTAGTCACTGTTATGCGATCGCGAAATCCGAAAATCACCTTTCTCTACTTCCCGGTGTGACTCAATCCCGATATGTTCAACTGCAAGCCCTGAATTTAACGACTCTAGAAGCTCTCGCCGAAACGCCTCCTGCTCGACTCGAACCGATTCCCGGATTTGGCAGCGAAACGGCACATAAAATTGTAAGACAAGCTCGATCGACGTTGCAGAATGCCGCTCTTCTGGGTGAAAGTTTAGCAGCGCATACGATGGGAAAACGACCCTTCCGAATGCCTGAGATTCCCACAGCAGCGATCGAGATCTATTTCGATATCGAAGCAGAACCGAGTTTGAACCTGGTTTATTTACATGGAATATTGGTTGTCGATCGAATAAATCAAACCGAAACCTTCCACCCCTTGCTGGCAGAAACCCCCGAAGAAGAAGCGATAGTGTGGCAAAAATTGATTGACTTACTGTGGGCGTATCCGACTGCGCCCATTTTTCATTTTTGCCCCTATGAACTGCAAACTGTAGAACGCCTTGGAAAATTATTTGAGACTCCCGATGAATTAGTAAAACCTTTGCTGTCGCGATTTGTTGATTTGCATGATTGTGTGACTCAAACAGTTACTTTGCCTGTCGAAAGTTATGCTCTGAAACATATCGCTCGCTGGGTCGGTTTTGATTGGCGCGATTCGAGTGCGAATGGAGCGCAATCGATTTACTGGTACGCTCAGTGGTTAGCAACAGGCGATCGCAGTTACTTAGACTCGATCGTGATCTACAACGAGGATGATTGTCGGGCAACCTATCAAGTGAAAGAATGGTTGGTGAATTTCCTGGATCAGGCAATCGCCCACAATGAGTTGGGTTATGCAGTCTAA
- a CDS encoding uracil-xanthine permease family protein: MVQQKQASDLAELEAAEQVQRPSELIYGLYDRPPVMESIFVAIQHVLASFVGIVTPPLIICTNLGLPPADTSYLISMSLFASGVCTFIQCKTFGPVGSGLLSLQGTSFAFLGSILGVGLTAIQGGRTPQQALALIFGVCFFGAFMNVILSRFLHLLSKIVTPIVSGTLVMLIGLSLIQTGIISMAGGRAAIANKTFANPQNLALGFGVFLIVILLTLSKNQMIRMSAIAVGLAVGYIAGAFMGMVNFSTLSQLPLVTLPQPFKYGMSFDFTALIPFLILFPLTAIESVGDLTATSMVSGEPIRGGTYFRRIKAGVLADGLNSSLAAMLNTFPITTFSQNTGVIQMTGVGSRYVGFYISGILALLGLLPLIGGIFQAIPQPVLGGATTVMFGSIAVAGIKIVSEEPLDRRATIIIAVSLAMGLGAAFVPELFVGKPDVIKNVFASATSTGGLTAILLSWLLPQSPPTSPKELPVEEEIVDPA, from the coding sequence ATGGTTCAGCAGAAACAAGCGTCCGATTTGGCGGAGTTAGAAGCCGCCGAGCAAGTCCAACGACCTTCAGAACTGATTTATGGATTGTACGATCGTCCTCCTGTAATGGAATCGATCTTTGTGGCGATTCAGCACGTTTTGGCTTCGTTTGTGGGGATCGTGACACCGCCCTTGATTATTTGTACAAACTTGGGACTACCACCTGCGGATACAAGCTACCTGATTAGTATGTCGCTGTTTGCATCGGGAGTTTGTACTTTTATTCAATGTAAAACGTTTGGTCCGGTCGGGTCTGGATTGTTGAGTTTACAAGGAACAAGCTTTGCGTTTTTAGGCTCGATTCTAGGCGTTGGACTAACGGCGATTCAGGGCGGTCGAACTCCTCAGCAAGCACTAGCACTCATTTTTGGGGTGTGCTTTTTCGGGGCGTTTATGAACGTGATTCTGAGTCGTTTTCTGCACTTGCTCAGTAAGATTGTGACTCCGATCGTATCTGGAACGCTGGTGATGCTAATCGGGTTGAGCTTGATTCAGACCGGAATTATTAGTATGGCGGGGGGACGAGCGGCGATCGCAAATAAAACGTTCGCTAATCCGCAAAACTTGGCGCTTGGTTTTGGTGTGTTCTTGATTGTGATTTTGCTGACACTATCGAAGAATCAAATGATTCGGATGAGCGCGATCGCGGTGGGTCTTGCTGTGGGATACATTGCAGGCGCGTTTATGGGCATGGTGAACTTCAGCACCCTGAGCCAGTTACCGCTCGTGACCTTGCCGCAACCCTTCAAGTATGGAATGAGCTTCGATTTTACGGCGTTGATTCCGTTCTTGATTCTGTTTCCGTTAACTGCGATCGAATCGGTGGGAGATTTAACGGCGACTTCGATGGTGTCTGGAGAGCCGATTCGAGGCGGCACTTACTTCCGTCGAATTAAAGCGGGTGTGTTAGCGGATGGTTTAAATTCGTCTTTGGCAGCAATGCTAAATACATTCCCGATTACCACTTTTAGTCAAAACACAGGTGTGATTCAGATGACGGGGGTGGGAAGTCGCTATGTCGGATTTTATATCTCAGGCATTCTCGCGCTGTTGGGACTTTTGCCGCTGATTGGGGGAATTTTTCAGGCAATTCCTCAGCCTGTTTTGGGTGGCGCGACGACGGTGATGTTTGGCTCGATCGCCGTTGCTGGAATTAAAATTGTTTCAGAAGAACCGCTCGATCGACGGGCAACGATCATTATCGCCGTCTCGCTGGCAATGGGTTTAGGAGCGGCGTTTGTGCCTGAACTATTTGTGGGTAAGCCAGATGTGATCAAAAATGTTTTTGCCTCTGCAACTTCAACCGGTGGATTGACTGCGATTTTATTGAGTTGGTTGCTGCCTCAATCACCGCCTACTTCTCCGAAAGAATTGCCTGTGGAAGAGGAAATTGTAGATCCCGCATAG